Genomic DNA from Heteronotia binoei isolate CCM8104 ecotype False Entrance Well chromosome 8, APGP_CSIRO_Hbin_v1, whole genome shotgun sequence:
CCTCTCCCTCTTGGCCTTTGCCCCTGGGCCAGCCCTCCTCCTGCTATCCTTTTGCTCCAGAGGGTGCAGATTGCTGGTGACGTCGGGGCTTCTGCTGTTTCAGCTGCTTGGGCCTGGGTGTCGCTCCTCGCCATCGCAGAGACCATCAGGGCTGGCCACAGCTCTCCCAGTGGCGCTGTCATTGGGTACAGCCAAGCTCGGCCAGGGAGGCTGTGCCGGAAGGACATGTTGGGTGGGACCGCCCCGCTGCTGCTCCTCGCTGCTGCGTTGGAGCCCCACTGGGCTTGCCACCAACAGCGAGGGATGGGGATGGTGTGCGCCCAGTGGTGCCCTAACGCAGCAATGAAGAGCAGCAGCGAGGGGCAGTCCCGCCCAACACATCCTTCCGGCGAAGCCTCCCTGGCCAGGCTTGGCTGCGCCCGATGACGGCACCActgggagagctgcagccagcccTGATGGTCTCCATGGTGGCGGGGGAAGGAGCGACACCTGGATGGAGGTGTGGGCCAATAAAGGGAAAAAGAGGCTGGCCAGAGAGAAGCTTTATTTCTCACTCCCCCCtgctctgtcagtcagtcttctttctttctctttctctctctctctttctgtcagtcagtctcttccttccttccttccttccttccttccttccttccttccttccttccttccttccttgccattgctaacctgagtagaccttgggggggtggggaagcttcTTCCTgcgatttcatgttttcccaggctgagatcattatatatttttagttttctgcatttgatccttgtgttttttcttgatgttttttttaagattgcattgcaaaatcccactattctcctacatttcctaaacaaaatattgcaagagttttaagcatgtttgtactttcctgtctcccagctccacccccaaagtctcctggctccacccccaaattttagtgggccacgaaggagaagtgtagaaataactgggccatggggggggggatttgggaaaccctggtatagatagctttactctctcttcctctctcacacatgtgACCCTGCCTGCTCACCTCCCCCATACAGCTTCAGTCTccatgagatttaaaggcacacatacacccTTCCAAAACAAGCAATTTGCAAGCTTCTAAACTTGcatctaaaggcacattgtgcctgttggggtggggcttccccctaccagccagctggctggcagtggggaaacgtctgcaaaactgggggatttcctgccctgacctggagactggcaagcctatgttCTCTTGcctttggaaggtggaaaggGACTTGCAAATagtgctctttctttctgttgCTTAATAAACTGTGCCTTAACTGTGAACTTGCTCCTCTGAATCTCTGGGTAGATTGCTAGCTCTCCAAGAGGgacctgatccccccccccaacagaagcATTGTGTAATTTAACCACTAAGAGCATTCCCCTTGGGTAGCTGGTGAGCTTACCCCACTGCAGGCCATCCTGCAAGGTAGGATAACTCTAAGGAACACTCACACCCAGAATTATACCTAATACAGCATGCCTCTGTCACGAAAAGAAAGAAGACATATAAATCTTTTTGGGAAAAAAAGTCTTTAATCTCAGTTGAGTAAAATCAGACAACAAGGTAGATCCAGAGTAAATGTTCTAATAATAGAATGAAACtttcctgccccttccctcccccatagcCCACTAACCTCCATGAAAGACTGCTTCTGGGTAATAGGGGACACTGAGGAATGACATGAGTGGGGTCTACACTGAGAAGGGGGAATCAATGGAAGTTGCAGATTTAATCTGAATCCAACATCTACCAATTGAGGAATAACTCAGAATGTTACTATCCCTGACTGAAACCTACAGAGGTCATAACTTAGAAGCACTTTGGCATACACACTAGTTAATATTATTTTAGAAACGGTGATTTCTAGACATCTCATGAAATCTCTGGGACTGAGGATTTCAGACAGGCTTGGAAACTATTACAAGAACTGCCGAGTAAAGTTGTATTCTGTCTCTGTCATCATTTTTCTTGCCTGCTTGCGGACTCAAGAGGATTACACTGTGGTTATTAATGGGATGTGAACTCACACTAGTCCCCTTCCATCTTTTTTATATTTAAGTAGGCGGGGGCATAGACTTCTCAGtttccttgggggtggggagaggggatgGAGCTGAACCTGACTGAGGCCCATACTtagtaatttatttttaattatttcagtATGAAATTACATTTCCAAAAGATGAATGATGTTATGAATTCTTTCACTGGGACAATTAGAGTAAATATTTCATTTGTAtatgaaaggaaatacttccttACAACTGGTAACATTTCATGTACCACAATCCAGTATTTTTTCATGAccccacaagtccaccacacatGAAAAAACGTGCCCACATGAGAAATaaatttccaacacttattagaaaCAGTAGTATACATTTTAGACAATTTATCAGAcattatataccatctataaaacattttataaatattttatttaaaggtAATGGCTCCAGTAAGTTTTATGTGTGACTTCCACAACATTTCCCAAACCCCTATTTCAACATTATAGCCCAGATTCTGAGCCCATTTTATCACAGTGTCTTTCACTTCCTCATCTTGTAGCTTCGTTTGAAGGAGCATTGAATAAAAAAATTTAATTAGATGTTGGTATGGTCCCAGAATAATCTTATCATAGCCATGTTGCTCAGTAGTAAATCCAGTTGCTTTATCTCTGGTTTATCTTGATTCTAGCTGGTCTGGTCCACCAGTCAAAGGTGACACTGTTCAATATATACAAAGAAACCTTGGCAGAGCTATAGAAGCTTCAAaattcaagagtcacacaatatcacttttttaaaaaggggagttACCTACAATACCAAAAAGTTGTTAatttctgtgtcaaagtgagaggaaagaaaaataaatggtaggaatttatatctactcaggaaggtggggtggggctgaggaatTATCTTGTAGGAATTTCCCCGGCTGTGTAATATgataatggaggagctttcctaaggaggttcttttgtatatggagctttcctgaggagatTCTTCGCATATGAATTGCTGTTGGAATTCTGATCTTATCTGTAgtactgttgtaagctgtagagcattttgtgtttttcaggactgaaaACCATGCCCTATtaatttttaaactctcttctttcctgttgaaattgtgtttgtggatttcaatggcttccgtgtgtaatctgacatggtaattggatgtgttgtccaacATTACAGTTTCTTGGAATAAGattctgtgtcctgtttgagttaggctgtgttcagccactgctgatttttctgGTTGGCctagtctgcagtgtctttcatgttcttttattcttgtctggatgctacattGTGTGGTCCTGATATAAACCTGTCCACAACTGCAGGATTTGtggtatactcctgcagaagttagggggtctcttctgtcttttgctgatcgtagcatctgttgtatttttctggtgAGTCTGAATATTGTTTGTAGGTTGTGTTTTTTCATAAGTTTTCACTGATACTGAGTGATGTGTGTGGATATGTGAATAAATTCAACTTTTACTCCGAGACAAGTCCCTAATTAATCTTGCCCTAATTAATcacatccaggactttttttctgctggaCCCCAGAGGAAAAGCACTCCATctggcctggccagggctctggctggcccaacccaccatgcagcagccatatgctcccaggccaggtggcgtggcctaatatgcaaatatgagcTCCTGAtgggtcttttctacaaaaaagcactgatcACATCGGTAATTGCTTTAACCAGATGTACTTTGCAAAATGGTACCATGCACATGCATTTATATTGTAGTGTGTTGGAAGCACTGGATACTTTATGAGGTGCCTCTGCCAACATGTGTAAGTCTTGCAGAAACACTTTTTAATTCTAAATTTATCTTGAGCTATAAACATGAATCACAATACATATCTGAAACTATCTGCATGTAATTATTTATAGGCCTGGGGTCTagaagcagcttttaaaaatcaaacatttgtgcTGAACTCTACCATCCATATATAAATATCTACAGGAACAAACAAGAAATCAAGAAAGGCTGCATGGGTAGGGAAAGCTCACAGTAACAGAAACCTAGCCCTGATTGCTAGCCTCATGGAGCATACAGaatgattaattttttaaaaaaaaaaagctgtcttGCACAGACTGTGTCTGAAATTAGATAAGAATGGAATTAATTGCACAAGTTAGCCTCTTGCTCTGGTATTTTCAGCTGATCATTCTTTAGCCTGGAAGAACAGGTCTTGATTGTTTTGTTTGCATCCTAATGAGGTTTCCTACATTTTCTACCAATTCTGTCTGATTTAGGTATCGTAAAATCACGTCATTAAGTTTCTTAAGGTCTTCAATGTTCTTCTTTTCTAGTACTATTTTTCTTGACACGTCATCCATCTTGTCTCCAGTGTGAACTGAAAAGGAAACGAGGTAATATTAAGCCAGTTCATTATGAAATAAACTGCAGTCCATAATGCAGCATATTaactgctttttattttatttgaataCATCAAACTGCAACTGCTTCAGTGCATAGTCAATTTGTTACTCATTCCACATATATTGCACTGTATCCATTTTCAATAGCTTTGCTATTGTAGGTGCTGGAGATCCTGGGCATGTTCCAGCCAACCCATATACCTGGCAGAACCACATACATAGAAAAATGAGCCAACTGCAATAGTTGGTGAGCAATGATTCTCTTGTATATGCATGCCCAAAGTTCATATTAGTAATCCCCAATGTGGCACCTGTGAGCAATGTGGCATCTGCCCATGTGTTTCTTGATGCCCAGGTCCTCATTCTCCAAAGCAAAGAGTCTgtcctggctttcctccacctCACTGGAACAGAAGGTGCTTCAGAGAAGCCTAGGATCATCAGTGTTTTGCCTACAGGGAGCACGCCTGTAGCTGCCTCCATTATGGGATTATGCTTGGCTTGGAATTTATCAACATTTTGTGACTGCCTCAGCCCACATGGTAATAATTTTGTTATTGGTCATAGCGATCATGCCTCCTCCAGAGATGGGCATGAATAGCATTTTTGCAGTTTTGCAGTTTGAACTGGGAGGCTGGTTCACAAACCAACCCAGTTTGTATCaattcatgagccatttaaaatttaaaccccTGTGTGAGGGACAGTCAGGGTCAGCAGGTAAACAGAGACCACTTTAAATTTTGTCACCTATACCCAGTACCTTAGGGAAACAGAATTAAACCTTGTCAGAAAATAATGAAGGTACTGATAGCATTTCAAAGTCAAAACCAAATATTAAGTTTATTAAGtacagaaggcaaggaagggaggaaataataaCTGTCGGATATTTATGAAAATCTGTTGGCAGATAGGAATTCAAATAACAAATGATCTTAGAACACTAAAGATGTTGGCACTACGAACAGGTTAAAAGTTGTGGTGAACTTTAGTTCTTCAGTCAATTCATGctcatctctttctctccctaGCAGCCTGCTCTTAAAATTCTAGGACACAGGCTCAACAAGGTTGGGAACTCTGGTGCATGTTGAAAATCCCTCCCAGGTATGATGATATTTTAGTGATGTTTGATGTCAAAGCATTTTGTAAGTATCCTTACCAGTAAAGCAaatataccagtttggtgtagtggttaagtgcgcagactcttatctgggaaaaccaggtttgattccccattcctccatatgcacctgctgatgtgaccttgggtcagccacaagttctctcaaaagctgttctgctcaagagcagttatgggagagctctctcagccccacctacctcacagggtggggaggggaagggaaaggagattgtaaactgctctgagatgccttcaggtagtgaaggacagaGTATAGATTCaatcgatgatgatgatgatgatggaatgTTGTTCTAGAAACATTAGTTGCTTCCCCACCATCATCCTGTAATCTTGGAAAATTGAAACTTGTAATGCTTCATGGTTACAATAGGTAGAAAACAGCCCAGACCACAAACTCTCCTTTATGACTCACTTCTCTTTTAAGCAAATAAAATTCAACAATGTAAACTGTAAATACCACATTAACACATTTAGGAATGATGTACTGTATCTAAACTGCattgtatttttttggggggggtctgGTATTCCCTTAGTGAACTCTCCTTCCTTccgtatgttttaattgttgtttgtatgttttttgggtttttgctaattgttttaatgatgtgttctgtttggttttaatggtttctaAGATGCATTTTTATGATATATGTTTTTAATCTCTTAGTTGCCTTGGTGGCCCGGATGAGGAGAGAATGATTGCATATaaattgtataaataaataaattaaattcacATTCTGAACATATAAGCAAATGTGACCAGCTCTTCAGCATCCTACTTGTAACATGTTGCTATGTCTCTTATGATCACAtgaaaccaggccttgaattcagcagaagctcacaggagcacagctatcttgtccattgaatagtaggtgaagttgcataacaatccctggattaggagagcgggcagctttgccacatccccagcagccctcatgaacccctggagaagcccatgccaccctttctccactccttatgtgattttgggcagtggatggcttgctggccttttgactggggggggggggcagcagccagatgagcaaggcctgattggggctctcttttcttccatggggttgcttttggctggtgggggtgtggcatacgctaatgagttatgctaatgaactccatcaccacctatttttctacaaaacgacttcTGCATGAAACATAGCAAGTCAGACAATAGGTCTATCTAGCTTGGCACTTGCTACACCATacctgctacctgagatcctgaTGCCAGCTAATGAACCAGGGACCTATGCATGCAAAGTAGGTTGTCTTTCACTAAGCAGTTACCTCTCCTATATACCCTTGTGATTCCCCCCACCATGTTTTAGAATACTAGGGaatgggagggacttcaacaggatataatgctatagaatccatcctccaacgcagccaatttctccaggcgaactgatctggGTCATCAGGAGATAACTTGTTATAGGTGGACATTTCCAGGTactgcctggaggttgacaactctagTGGCCATGCATATTGTGAGCATTACAGGTAAGTGCAGTTCCATTAAGCAGAGTTGATGGGCTTCCGGTACATATTTTTCCAACATCTGAAAAGGCCTGGGGGTTTGTTACAAAACTTTCCTTAGAAAGTAGGCTATTAAATTGTAGGCTGCCCTTTTGCTGCCATCAGTATCATCAGAAACAAGGAGCACTCACTTACCTATTAAGATTATTACAAAGGAAACAAGTGCCAAACTGACAATTAAAGTAATGATCAATATGACAAAAAACCAGCTATGGCATCTCATACTGTTTTGTATCGTCCAACAACCGGCACTGTTTGTGTTCTCTTGCCAGAGTGCTGAAAAGCAAAAACAAGAGGCAAGAATTTAATCTCCATTAACAATTTGCTTGGCCAGGCGGCTATGGTTTTATGAAAGAAAAGATACCAAAAAATATCATCATTTCTGAACTAGATCCATCTAATTTCACCCCCAAGTGACAAACAGCAACTATAGCATCCAAAACACTGCTATTTCATTAGAAATTCTGCAGTAGAAAATAAGTTTTAGAAAAATGTCAGGCTTAATCAACAGATCACCATGTAGTTGTTTCTTTTAATTATAATTTGGCTTGCAGATGACAAATTTGAGAGAGCATTCCCAGTCAGTTTTCAAAAGGTGTAATGGAAAATGGGAGCAGAGGTAAGCaaagtttcctctaagctgcgctCGGGGGTGCTGGCACACAAAATTTTAGCTTGCAAAGCAGGGATTTTTAGCTGAGGCCACTAGAAggcatttcccccctccattggaaacaatttaaacaatggaggatggggaaacctccttctggggcccatagaaaCTTGGGGGGATTGAAAAGAGGCATCAatagctatgctgcaaatttggtgcctcccccagagccccagataccctcagactgattctccattatagcctatagggcccattgactataatggttccCATATGCTatagtggaggaggggaaaattgATATAATTTTTTGCATGCCCCTATTATGCtgttcagtatgatttgtaaaaTGCCTTGAGTCACAgtaaaagtggaatataaatatttgaatagttTTGGaaggttgataacatttaagcaattttctgtttgttaggttaggcagAGTTCTGTTATACTAGACCTGTAAATTTTCATATTACGCTAAAAGAACCCCAAAAATAGATTGCAAGAGTCCCCCCTTCCAATGTTCTGGTATGTTTTCTAAAATTCACTACAGGGTGACAAtctgaggccaggtctaccaacatAGTGGACTGGGGCAGGTAAACCTGTTCTCcaaaggccaggtctaccaatattgtgggaaggggtgggtgtagtgttccctctaagctgagttagtatgagctagctcacaggggtttttagcctctggctcacatatttttgtcctggctcagaaaaaaatggcctgagcaaactaatttatgtagtaactaaatcactcactcacaactttaataccagtagctcacaaagtagaatttttgctcacaagactccacagatcaGAGAGAGCATTGgtaggtagacctgttctccagcggccaggtctaccaatatagtggaaaggggaggatagacctgttctccagagatCTGGTCTACATCTGTagacaatttttgctcacaacactgtggagcttagagggaacattggaggtAAGTCAACTCTGTGAGACTAATGTTCAAAGGAGACCTGGACCAGGGGTGTCCATTTGCTACCAAGGTCAGtttaaggtattggctatcacatatAGAGCCCTTCATGCTCTTGGTCCCTCTTTGGGGCCACCTATCTCTCTATATACTTTGCCACAACTCAGCTCATGTGGGGTTCTGTAGGTgctaacctgcaaatgggcaaaatcaacaactgctcgTACATGTGGTTCCTTTGTTGTGGTTCctaccttatggaatggccttccTGAGTCAGAAaaactcccactctcctggccttcCATAAGCTATGcgaaactgaactattcaagagggcttttctgcacaggtaataaGGCTGCACAGTACAAAATGGTTTCACAAACCTACTAAGTTAAATAATCAGAACTTGTCGTCTTTTCTGCTGTATATGGCATATTGTAAATAGGATCCTATTATATATCAGTAATTTTAgttccctatgtactctataatctaggattttatactatttatattgctattttactgctaaatctattttatgccaataaaggcttgctgtttgctGTTTGTTTGCACTCAAGGCAATGGAGCATCTCCATTTTGGGGACAGCAAGTCCAGCtccaccacacacaccccacctccaaccttcacAGAGAGGGGCCAGCAGCCCCCCAACAGGGAAAACTCCCACCCCACTCCACAAGCCTGCCCAGGAGCTTGGGAGGCTGGCTCTGCTACTCCCCAACTTTCCCAGAGAGGGACCCACAGCCATCCGATACCTCTAGAGCAGAGCTGAGTCGAGGGCTCTTTGTCCTGGATGGGATATCCAGAGAGGccacagcaggaagaaagaagagctggagagtgcccaggagcaaaggaagagcactcacacacacacatgcccatagccagaaaattccagatggGGGGCACACGGGAAAACattttggatggagggccccTCCTTCTGGCCCTGATCTCCATGCCACTCTAGTGGCCGCACTCTCTACATGCAGCACCTCCCCATCCTTGCCTCCCACCCAACTCATCAACACGGCGAAACAGTGAAGAGTgggcttcaggggctctttcaagCCCCCCGCCCCTGCTGATCACATGACCAGCGGGAAAAGCTGCTTCAAAGCTGGCAGTTCCTATGCCGGCTTTCCAGCATGCTCAGGACATTCAGCTTGCTGAGTAGTACGCTGGAAAGCTGTTGTTCAAACTGCTGGCCTCGGAGCAGCTTTTCCCGCCAGTCACAGGATTGGCGAGGGGGGActtgaaagagcccctgaagcccGCTCTCCACTGTTTCACCAcgttggtgagttgggagggaagaggagacacccgcggagtggggtgggggccaCCAAAGTGGCACGGAGAGAGCGGGGGCCGGGGAATGAAGGGGTCATAAAGGCCCAAGGGGGGTTTAATGGAGGGGCTATGCCCCCCGGGggcccctgtggctacaggcctgcacaTACATGCTCTGTGTCAGCTCTGGTGCCCTCTCTGATGGTGGTGGGGAAAAACAAGCAGGAGGGAAAAGCATCCAGATGTAGCCTCAGTCCCAGGatctgctgccactgcagcacacagttccaggtgctgttttaagaaagtttatgaGTTTGTGTTGGGGCCGCAATCAAAGCCATTCTGGGCCGCatgtggcccttgggccacaggtTGGACAAGCTTGGCTTAGGGGAACActgatcaggggtgtggcctaatatgcaaatgagttcctgctgggcttttttaaaaaacaaaaaaggcctgcttTAACAGTACTACAGGACTTTGGTTTAATATTGCTGCAGCAGACTAATGTAGCTATCCCTGCTGGGTGTGGtatctatagtaataattctctaATTGCCATGGCCAGACTGAGGATGGCGATTCGctaatattttgagaacaaaTGATTGGCCCACCACATGTCAGTTAATGTCTCTGgcatcccattggctgacttccctgccccgCCTACTCAGACCCAGGAATGTAGAACaagctgccagaagcagtcttacctcagagacagccacatatCTAATCTCTTCTCTATCAACtggcttcagaaagggctgcagagttcCTGCGGCgtcacaaaaggccctatcaacagcccatacagcctcagaaggccactgcaatagccagggagcctggcactgcctcagagggcatggctgtcccacctttactatctttcactccctctctccctcctcctcgcGCCAAGATGGTTGCctaagaaggagatagggaagccttcacagggtttttcagatcaaagggaggagagaaatgaggagaatggtgtcagctgctttggttcccccccccccacacacacacacacacactatgaaagaaagactgtcctttccctTAGAGGCTGCACAGCTGCCAACTTCAGGTCAAGAAATTctacatggcagagatcagctcccgggggggggggggtgaatgccttcacttgggtaggtgggaagacagctagACGGGGGTGGCGGGGtgcactcgcccagaggcctttagtggtacctttccaggttggtgggaaattcctaagggatcactacaggcctctgagggaaaagcctttcctcctagggaagcaATCTCCAGctcagggctggagatctctcagaattacaactattcTCCAGAtagatgccagagatcagctccccttgagtggCAGGGGAAAGTAAATAtcttcacttaggtgggtggcAAGACAGCCAGGCTGaggtggggggcacttgcccagaggcctttagtagtacctttccaggttgatgggtaattcctaagggatcactacaggcctctgagggaaaggcctttccttcaggggaactgttgccaatccccaggtgagggctggggatttttatttatttatttatttttgtaaatttatattctaccctttcccataatgggctcagggcagattccaacatgtcaaacaattaaaaccaacaattgcactacaacaatcaataaataaacagtaaaacagtCGAACAATTAGAACATATTaagaagttaaaacagttaagctGCTAGCTCGGATTTAACATAAGGCAGCGTGGACACTTAAATTCACAGCTTAGGTGTCCAAAAGATGTCAACTATATCAGCTCGATTTTTTCTCCAGTTCAGACGGTAgtcagtgttgggaggccagGTAGATGGTGTAGCAAGATAAGGATGCCCGcccgcctcagccaaaggcctggcagagatcactcagaattgcaacttctctctagatagatgacagagatcggctccccttgaggtggtggggggaggggggaaatgaataccttcacttaggtgggtgggaagacagcaaggctgggagggcacttgcccagaggcctttacgggtacctttccaggttggtgggaaattcctaagggatcactacaggcctctgagggataggcctttcctcctggggaaccactattgccaatctccaggtgagggctggagatctctctgaattacaactgctatccaaatagatagcagagatcagctccccttgcggggggagtgaatgccttcacttgggtgggtgggaagatggcaaagcactcgcccagaggcctttagcggtacctttccaagttggtgggaaattcctggggattctgtggtggaatttgaggaggacataCGAGTTGGGGCTttagagtgggatctgccagacccaggttc
This window encodes:
- the LSMEM1 gene encoding leucine-rich single-pass membrane protein 1, encoding MMETSSHETDLRNSHEEGKLYIVDSLNNLNEQRLCVVRSQHQTLWQENTNSAGCWTIQNSMRCHSWFFVILIITLIVSLALVSFVIILIVHTGDKMDDVSRKIVLEKKNIEDLKKLNDVILRYLNQTELVENVGNLIRMQTKQSRPVLPG